A part of candidate division KSB1 bacterium genomic DNA contains:
- a CDS encoding tetratricopeptide repeat protein, whose product MPTSDLEAGESKSNGGNPHGHPSEIFPTLMPTDSSAARNEKLENDYAAGQAALRAQQWMRAIAAFESVVAVDRNYRDARKRLIEAQNGLERETTNSLVARYYVEGVTARNRGDLNAALMALKKAHRLNPAYRDVAGLIAEIENKLQQQPPAGFAPSVQDSLYQIGLAAFNRGDWVQAVIAFEKTQLLQPGYRGVAERLAQARVRLEKNSSSSSRAKNSSGFFFFGGILAVLIVVPLAGAFILSPAARARLHLLRGDYAAATKVYENHLARHPERLKFYPVLADLYLLQGRRDEHAMKIYKAILHFDLATPHREELSLIVAQKYLTEGRTDSDAIEVLEHALQVEQRRQLHE is encoded by the coding sequence ATGCCCACGTCAGACTTGGAGGCTGGCGAGTCAAAATCAAACGGCGGCAATCCGCATGGCCACCCCTCCGAAATTTTTCCGACCTTGATGCCAACGGACAGTTCCGCCGCCCGGAATGAGAAGTTGGAGAATGATTATGCCGCCGGCCAGGCTGCTTTGCGCGCGCAGCAGTGGATGCGGGCAATCGCGGCGTTTGAAAGCGTCGTGGCGGTCGACCGGAATTATCGTGACGCCCGCAAGCGGCTCATCGAAGCGCAAAATGGCCTCGAACGAGAAACCACGAATTCGCTGGTGGCGCGTTATTACGTCGAAGGCGTAACGGCAAGGAACCGCGGCGATCTCAACGCCGCGCTGATGGCGTTGAAAAAAGCGCATCGTCTCAATCCGGCGTACCGCGATGTTGCCGGCCTGATTGCAGAAATTGAGAACAAGTTGCAGCAGCAACCGCCGGCCGGCTTCGCGCCTTCCGTGCAAGATTCGCTTTATCAAATCGGGCTGGCCGCTTTCAATCGCGGCGATTGGGTGCAGGCGGTGATCGCCTTCGAGAAAACGCAATTGCTGCAACCGGGCTATCGTGGTGTCGCCGAACGCCTGGCGCAAGCGCGTGTACGGCTCGAAAAAAACAGTTCGAGCTCGAGCCGCGCAAAAAATTCTTCCGGTTTCTTTTTTTTCGGCGGCATCCTGGCGGTGTTGATCGTTGTGCCGCTGGCCGGCGCGTTTATTCTTTCGCCGGCGGCCCGCGCGCGGCTTCATTTGTTGCGCGGGGATTATGCGGCGGCGACGAAAGTTTACGAAAATCATCTCGCCCGTCATCCCGAGCGACTCAAGTTTTATCCGGTTTTGGCCGATCTTTATCTGTTGCAGGGCCGGCGCGATGAACACGCCATGAAAATTTATAAAGCGATTTTGCATTTTGATTTGGCCACGCCTCATCGTGAAGAACTGAGCCTCATCGTGGCGCAGAAATACCTCACCGAGGGCCGAACTGACTCGGACGCCATCGAAGTCCTGGAACATGCGCTGCAAGTTGAACAACGCCGGCAATTGCATGAGTAA